From one Candidatus Latescibacterota bacterium genomic stretch:
- a CDS encoding S8 family serine peptidase, whose translation MHRKFIALSFCLLMILTPLFGASAADSPRVFAPVQGGFVGTGENVLPYAPDRIFVQFTSASYKVSSLKINFQKGAEPADGLTGLATVDALSREFGVLKISRPYMEPKNKIAAVQLGVDRWFRVDLSPGADIEAIVARFAADPNVEYAKPDYRAFPAVTPSDPMYADHWGHNNTAQLPDLDWGGTYDHTLPNTVGTPGFDANAPAAWDGSQGYGSSSVIVAILDSGVDAGHPDLNQVAGYDFGDNDSNPDDDSNAPGHGTCCAGVAAAIANNGLGACGAAPGVSIMPCKCADSGGSLYFSYLDAALYWAADNGADVISMSLGAYANVGQLPATDAALEYAANAGCLIVAATSNDNFNYISYPACHPDVMAIGAASPCGDRKRSSSSSTECNPGVDTDPNGYTCDGERWWGSCYGSTNQDGSDAVDILGPTILPTTDIQGNGGYASGDYSPFFNGTSCATPYVAGVAALVKSKNPTWTPAQIRDELRNTAIDVVNVESGSGWDRYSGYGMVDAEAAVGGGGPVAPVAEFSGSPVSGIEPLTVDFVDASTGTPTSWSWTFGDGGTSTQQNPSYTYNVAGSYNVSLSVSNAVGSDGITKNGYITVDPCVAPTAAFSGTPTSGYAALMVNFTDESTGAASWAWTFGDGGTSTQQNPSYSYADPGTYSVSLSVTNSCGSDAITMTDYITVEESVTQKVYASADIPVIGTVTGSYANTFASDNSRETITEVTYTGHPRKQYSYAEHKWSFNVPANSSDVTFSVEGSRTSTGDGDNFIFAYSTDGSVYNNLVTIASTTEQTYSATLPTGTSGTVYIRVLDSDRSWGNLTNDAVSIDEMYIEVMGGSSGSAPVAAFTGTPTSGDYPLEVTFVDQSANAPTSWNWDFGDGGGSTQQNPVYTYNAAGTYTVTLTATNEYGTDDAIESGYITVTDPGSTVYTHVDDIVVIQTGSRNKLYGNATVTILDGGGSPVSGAVVYGFFSAPTTATVTGTTGVDGTVTIVSGRQKVEVDFCFEVTNVVKTGTTYDEGSNVVTRSCESGDVFSAGDRFILTERETPDMFGLSQNYPNPFNPVTLISFSLPVESRVRLDIFNVKGQLVATLVNKTVDAGYHVTEWNAAGMSSGIYLYRLKTENFTETKKMILLR comes from the coding sequence ATGCATCGAAAATTCATCGCCCTGTCTTTCTGCCTGCTGATGATCTTGACGCCTCTATTCGGCGCCAGTGCGGCAGATTCCCCAAGGGTTTTCGCTCCCGTTCAGGGAGGGTTTGTCGGGACAGGAGAAAACGTCCTGCCTTATGCTCCGGACAGGATTTTTGTCCAGTTTACTTCTGCCAGCTACAAAGTCTCAAGTCTCAAGATAAATTTCCAGAAAGGTGCCGAACCTGCAGACGGGTTGACCGGTCTTGCTACGGTCGACGCGCTCAGCCGCGAATTCGGTGTGTTGAAGATCTCCCGGCCCTACATGGAGCCGAAGAACAAGATAGCGGCAGTACAGCTTGGAGTGGACAGGTGGTTCCGGGTAGACCTGTCGCCAGGTGCCGATATCGAAGCGATCGTGGCGCGTTTCGCGGCCGATCCGAATGTTGAATACGCGAAGCCCGATTACAGGGCATTCCCCGCTGTGACCCCGAGCGATCCGATGTACGCCGACCACTGGGGTCATAACAATACGGCACAGTTGCCCGACCTCGACTGGGGCGGGACATACGACCATACCCTGCCGAACACGGTGGGAACACCAGGCTTTGACGCCAACGCGCCCGCGGCGTGGGACGGAAGCCAGGGATACGGCAGCTCGTCAGTGATCGTCGCAATCCTTGACTCCGGTGTTGACGCCGGTCACCCTGACCTCAACCAGGTTGCGGGATATGATTTCGGCGATAACGACAGCAATCCTGATGACGACTCCAACGCGCCTGGTCATGGCACCTGCTGTGCCGGTGTGGCGGCAGCGATAGCGAATAACGGACTCGGGGCCTGCGGCGCTGCTCCGGGCGTCAGCATCATGCCCTGCAAGTGCGCCGACAGTGGCGGATCACTTTACTTTTCCTACCTCGACGCCGCCCTTTACTGGGCTGCCGACAATGGGGCCGATGTGATCAGCATGAGCCTCGGCGCGTACGCGAACGTAGGCCAGCTCCCGGCAACGGATGCGGCACTTGAGTACGCTGCTAACGCTGGTTGTCTCATCGTCGCCGCGACGAGTAACGACAACTTCAACTACATCAGCTATCCCGCCTGCCATCCCGACGTGATGGCGATCGGTGCGGCATCTCCTTGCGGCGACCGCAAGAGAAGCTCGAGCAGTTCGACAGAGTGTAATCCCGGTGTCGACACCGACCCGAACGGGTATACCTGCGACGGTGAGCGTTGGTGGGGATCGTGCTACGGCTCGACGAACCAGGACGGCTCTGACGCAGTCGACATACTCGGTCCGACGATTCTGCCGACGACCGATATCCAGGGCAACGGCGGATACGCAAGTGGCGATTATTCCCCGTTCTTCAACGGAACCTCCTGCGCGACTCCGTACGTCGCCGGAGTAGCTGCTCTCGTAAAGTCGAAGAATCCGACCTGGACGCCCGCCCAGATCCGTGACGAGCTGCGCAACACGGCGATCGACGTAGTGAACGTCGAGTCGGGTAGTGGCTGGGATCGTTACAGCGGATACGGAATGGTAGATGCTGAAGCGGCAGTAGGCGGCGGCGGACCTGTCGCTCCTGTAGCCGAGTTCTCAGGCAGTCCTGTGAGCGGCATCGAGCCATTGACAGTTGATTTCGTCGACGCGTCCACCGGCACACCGACCAGCTGGTCCTGGACTTTCGGAGACGGTGGTACTTCGACTCAGCAGAACCCTTCGTACACATACAATGTTGCCGGCAGCTATAATGTCAGCCTCAGTGTGAGCAATGCAGTCGGTTCTGACGGTATCACGAAGAACGGTTATATCACGGTCGATCCTTGTGTGGCACCGACAGCAGCGTTCAGCGGAACGCCGACTTCGGGCTACGCCGCGCTGATGGTTAATTTTACCGACGAATCGACCGGCGCCGCTTCATGGGCCTGGACATTCGGCGACGGTGGAACTTCAACGCAGCAGAATCCTTCCTATTCATATGCCGATCCGGGCACGTACTCTGTAAGCCTGTCGGTGACGAACAGCTGTGGCAGCGATGCCATTACGATGACAGACTACATCACAGTGGAAGAGTCCGTTACCCAGAAGGTATACGCGTCGGCTGATATCCCGGTGATCGGAACAGTGACGGGAAGCTACGCGAACACATTCGCCAGCGACAACAGCCGCGAGACCATCACCGAGGTGACCTACACAGGTCATCCGAGAAAACAGTACAGCTATGCAGAACACAAGTGGTCGTTCAATGTTCCGGCGAATTCCTCAGATGTGACCTTCTCCGTGGAAGGTTCCAGGACGAGTACTGGCGATGGTGACAACTTCATCTTCGCTTATTCGACCGACGGTTCGGTCTACAACAACCTCGTGACAATCGCCAGCACCACGGAGCAGACCTATTCGGCCACGCTTCCCACGGGAACGAGTGGCACGGTCTACATCAGGGTCCTCGACAGTGATCGCAGCTGGGGCAACCTGACCAACGATGCCGTCAGCATCGACGAGATGTATATCGAGGTCATGGGTGGCTCATCAGGCTCAGCGCCTGTTGCTGCCTTCACGGGTACTCCGACCTCCGGAGACTATCCTCTCGAAGTAACATTCGTGGATCAGTCAGCTAACGCTCCGACTTCCTGGAACTGGGACTTCGGTGACGGAGGCGGCTCTACCCAGCAGAACCCTGTTTATACGTACAACGCTGCCGGGACATACACTGTCACCTTGACAGCTACCAACGAGTATGGAACGGACGATGCGATAGAGAGTGGTTATATCACCGTTACCGATCCGGGTTCGACGGTCTACACGCATGTAGACGATATAGTCGTGATCCAGACCGGCTCCAGGAACAAGCTCTATGGCAATGCTACGGTGACTATTCTCGATGGAGGCGGTTCTCCAGTATCCGGCGCGGTAGTGTACGGATTCTTCAGTGCGCCTACGACCGCGACAGTGACCGGGACTACGGGAGTAGACGGCACAGTCACAATCGTATCCGGCAGACAGAAAGTCGAAGTAGATTTCTGTTTCGAGGTGACCAACGTCGTCAAGACGGGGACCACCTATGATGAGGGCTCCAATGTCGTGACCAGGTCATGTGAGAGCGGAGATGTCTTCAGCGCGGGTGACAGGTTCATCCTCACCGAGAGGGAGACCCCGGACATGTTCGGCCTTTCCCAGAACTATCCGAACCCGTTCAACCCGGTAACGCTGATCAGCTTCAGCCTGCCGGTCGAGTCACGTGTAAGGCTGGATATCTTCAACGTGAAGGGCCAGCTTGTGGCAACGCTCGTGAACAAGACGGTCGATGCCGGTTATCATGTGACCGAATGGAACGCTGCGGGGATGTCGAGTGGTATCTATCTATATCGTCTCAAGACTGAGAACTTTACCGAGACGAAGAAGATGATCCTTCTCCGCTAA
- a CDS encoding T9SS type A sorting domain-containing protein: MRRMRVVLSVFTILVMCSAAISVYGQSPNLVLNPSFEAYTGTPTCEYGDQGRLASLADYWTITSDGSSDFWHILYDYSECLTPVALPRTGNAHVGFVIGGNNPLYREYVQSENGIQLYHDKCYQVEFYARCTSGSITKPVGMHFSTSRIQYAYAVTPQISETKYIASGYVKISGVYTPPVDGNYYITLGAFETDPVPDSRYLFIDDVSIREITAPEVRAAYTIYPTEEDPPWSPHLFSGDQVSVGDCDSIEIFINASDDFESEIAMTLTGADIPGMSVQCVSPCSGTSPVFTGENGEVVVQINWAPSWDQCGIYPVGVTATSQCGLVSNFYFTIEVTSCLHPCCHGNGQCHLTDETTCVDEWGGEWHPEAESCEEVTCSSIPCCMPDGSCEYMFTEQECQAAGGIVPSNCDYCEPNPCEDGICCFQDGSCQAMTRCECMDASGAVAFTAGESCDPNPCSQPGVCCDFDICILTDRVCCYKCFGGRRNSWHPEWTSCDPNPCIAPCVDPPHSMIAWWPLDASDGAEGIVAYDLVGDNTLWHQGTPVANFGEHVGNSQHFENAGDYLQVPSPTDGSLDLGTADLSIDLWVRTNVTYPDVRTIVDKRGNPSGAGFSLFIGTNGSIGFQLADPSNHNNWPSSGIVSDGQWHHVAVTVDRDESNQGGKIYVDGSVVGIFDPTIRSGSLTNDGSLRIGQRNLDSGTPFQGDIDEVQIFNRELDAEEIVAIYESDVNGKCRFGSYLPPVVSMCEYNDHVHTTLIIGNFTGETKSFDVSVFGDDAIGLEAGYDPTYNSYMLGEGYTEIPVTIYPPDHFGGTESFAIMAGVTCDKGSCTSSSRVQSIPWYNCGGLSSGGDVFLVSLGLVEYVDFSFTNETAVRDTIFYAIKSLAMNGDTMRQVVSLNGLAPGEIVEGNIIVEPYDSASVSIGVSFAEYDPFVIHSLILMRDLDDDGIKENVGSYLLQSVRETAPSTAVNLTSFSAYEHDGYVEVEWTTASESNNAGFNIYRSENKEGVKVKLNGVLIPAAGNGLEETIYVFRDYGAADGEVYYYWFENVSVDGKTGMNGPAQSSRQDIPMAFSLAQNYPNPFNPVTNIKYSLPWDSRVKLTIYNVLGQRVAVLVDCSQERGYRTARWDGKNTNGADVSSGIYFYKLQAGSFEETKKMILLR, translated from the coding sequence ATGCGAAGAATGCGTGTTGTCCTGAGTGTCTTTACGATCCTTGTAATGTGTTCTGCGGCCATTTCCGTATACGGACAGTCGCCTAACCTGGTTTTGAACCCGAGTTTTGAGGCCTATACGGGAACACCCACCTGTGAGTATGGTGATCAGGGCAGGCTCGCATCACTCGCTGATTACTGGACCATCACATCCGATGGATCATCTGACTTTTGGCATATTTTGTATGATTATTCTGAGTGCTTGACTCCTGTTGCTTTGCCGAGGACTGGAAACGCGCATGTAGGCTTTGTAATTGGTGGTAACAACCCATTATACAGAGAATACGTGCAATCAGAAAACGGAATACAACTTTATCACGATAAATGCTATCAGGTTGAGTTTTACGCCAGGTGCACATCTGGTTCTATAACAAAACCTGTTGGTATGCATTTCAGTACATCACGTATCCAATATGCATATGCGGTAACTCCACAAATCAGCGAAACGAAATATATTGCTTCTGGATATGTAAAGATATCAGGTGTTTATACACCACCTGTAGACGGCAATTACTATATAACTCTGGGAGCGTTCGAAACGGATCCGGTCCCGGACTCAAGATATCTGTTCATAGATGACGTATCAATCCGTGAAATCACAGCGCCTGAAGTGAGGGCAGCTTATACTATTTACCCTACGGAAGAAGATCCGCCATGGTCTCCCCATCTTTTCTCTGGCGACCAGGTGTCAGTTGGGGACTGTGATTCTATCGAAATCTTCATTAATGCCTCCGACGATTTCGAATCGGAAATAGCTATGACACTCACAGGCGCGGATATTCCAGGCATGTCCGTTCAGTGCGTGTCTCCATGTTCCGGCACATCGCCGGTATTTACAGGAGAAAATGGAGAAGTCGTGGTCCAGATCAACTGGGCTCCTTCATGGGACCAGTGCGGCATATATCCTGTCGGTGTGACCGCAACGTCACAGTGTGGTCTTGTCTCGAATTTCTATTTCACAATCGAAGTCACATCCTGCCTGCATCCTTGCTGCCATGGCAACGGACAATGTCACCTGACTGATGAGACGACCTGCGTTGATGAATGGGGAGGGGAATGGCACCCGGAGGCCGAAAGTTGTGAGGAAGTTACTTGTTCGTCAATCCCGTGTTGCATGCCTGATGGTAGCTGTGAGTACATGTTTACGGAACAGGAATGTCAGGCCGCCGGAGGCATAGTTCCCAGTAACTGCGATTACTGTGAGCCCAATCCTTGCGAAGATGGCATCTGCTGCTTTCAGGACGGCAGCTGCCAGGCAATGACAAGGTGCGAGTGTATGGATGCATCTGGTGCAGTAGCTTTTACTGCGGGAGAAAGCTGCGATCCCAACCCATGCTCACAGCCCGGAGTGTGCTGCGATTTCGATATTTGTATTCTGACTGATAGAGTCTGCTGCTATAAGTGTTTTGGGGGGCGTCGGAACAGTTGGCATCCGGAGTGGACCAGCTGCGATCCCAATCCATGCATCGCTCCCTGTGTCGACCCTCCCCACAGCATGATCGCCTGGTGGCCTCTTGATGCATCTGATGGGGCCGAAGGTATAGTTGCATATGATCTTGTCGGGGATAATACGTTGTGGCACCAAGGGACACCCGTTGCGAACTTTGGTGAACATGTCGGCAACTCCCAGCATTTTGAGAATGCCGGTGACTACCTTCAGGTACCATCTCCCACGGACGGTTCACTCGATCTCGGCACGGCCGATCTGAGCATCGATCTCTGGGTGCGAACGAACGTGACATATCCAGATGTTCGAACGATCGTCGACAAACGAGGCAATCCCAGCGGGGCCGGTTTTTCTCTTTTCATTGGAACGAACGGTTCTATCGGATTTCAACTGGCCGATCCGAGTAACCATAACAACTGGCCCAGCAGCGGAATCGTCTCAGACGGGCAGTGGCACCATGTGGCGGTGACCGTCGACCGCGACGAGTCGAACCAGGGAGGCAAGATATACGTAGATGGCAGTGTAGTAGGGATTTTTGATCCTACGATACGGTCAGGGAGCCTTACCAACGACGGGTCGTTACGAATCGGACAGCGTAATCTGGACTCTGGGACGCCCTTTCAGGGAGACATCGATGAGGTGCAGATATTCAACCGTGAGCTAGATGCGGAAGAAATCGTAGCGATATACGAGTCAGATGTGAACGGCAAGTGCCGGTTCGGTAGTTACCTTCCCCCCGTAGTATCAATGTGTGAATACAATGATCATGTACACACGACTTTGATTATCGGTAATTTCACAGGCGAGACAAAGAGTTTCGATGTCAGCGTGTTCGGCGATGATGCGATTGGATTGGAAGCAGGATACGACCCGACCTATAACTCGTACATGCTCGGTGAAGGGTATACTGAGATACCCGTTACGATCTACCCGCCGGATCACTTCGGGGGTACCGAGAGTTTTGCCATTATGGCCGGCGTGACGTGCGACAAAGGTTCATGCACGAGTTCGAGCAGGGTTCAGAGCATCCCATGGTATAATTGCGGCGGGCTCTCAAGTGGTGGTGATGTTTTTCTGGTCAGTTTAGGTCTCGTCGAGTATGTGGACTTCAGCTTTACGAACGAAACTGCCGTGCGTGACACCATTTTCTACGCAATAAAGTCGCTGGCAATGAACGGAGACACGATGAGGCAAGTCGTGAGCCTTAATGGTCTGGCACCGGGCGAGATTGTCGAAGGAAATATTATCGTTGAGCCATATGATTCCGCATCAGTATCTATCGGTGTATCGTTTGCGGAGTACGATCCGTTCGTCATTCACAGCCTCATACTGATGAGGGACCTGGACGATGACGGGATAAAAGAAAATGTTGGTTCGTACCTGTTGCAGTCGGTACGTGAGACAGCGCCCAGTACCGCAGTTAATCTGACTTCATTCTCCGCATACGAGCACGATGGATATGTAGAAGTCGAATGGACCACGGCTTCTGAATCGAATAACGCCGGATTCAATATTTACCGAAGTGAAAACAAAGAGGGCGTAAAAGTAAAGCTTAACGGAGTACTCATACCAGCTGCCGGCAATGGACTCGAGGAAACGATATACGTCTTCAGGGATTATGGCGCCGCCGATGGTGAAGTCTATTATTACTGGTTCGAGAATGTCAGTGTAGACGGCAAGACCGGGATGAACGGGCCGGCACAGTCTTCTCGTCAGGATATTCCGATGGCCTTCAGCCTTGCCCAGAACTATCCCAATCCGTTCAATCCGGTGACCAATATCAAATATTCCCTGCCATGGGACAGCCGCGTGAAGTTGACTATCTATAATGTTCTCGGGCAAAGAGTGGCGGTGCTGGTCGACTGCAGCCAGGAAAGAGGCTACAGGACGGCTCGTTGGGATGGAAAAAACACAAACGGTGCGGACGTCTCCAGCGGTATCTATTTCTATAAGCTGCAGGCGGGTAGTTTTGAAGAGACGAAGAAGATGATCCTGCTTCGCTAG
- a CDS encoding T9SS type A sorting domain-containing protein, whose translation MGKLVLIPKGLWFLVIIFVLALIFPALHARDAEEIRHKEIDLPVISTTPESGEPFLLPAAVGVVAEYTFDNGSCGTEGWVSVDKTEQPGPYFHVDDFDGLGGGNYGGLVPLDGLQSMWCGYRNDPLDMEKCGWCPPGYGNNWDQRFESITFSTKGDVTVSFLMYYDSEGDNDFTYLEYLHKDGHWVELASFDGTGDSLVIELIPGGDVDGATKIRFRFVSDGAWSDEDCLWGTDGAVIIDSLTVTDDDGEVDSQDFEFESVGDLTTLDGDWAATTPTPYGDYAFLFDNSTAPDPSSSNSSCVWGFTNGSTSDYLCGDYPLTITVPYENERGQYIYNEIRSPIIPFTKTGSAVYLFFDVYHDLPLNPLVFYTWSVRYRETPGGCWSGWKDRNDVYYGTGKVWVTKHFGIGDLLGEDLSSVAEIQIALGVADYCGHWEGEYGDCSCHSNAPLFDNVRLLRFDPGYITGNVFNDINGNCVYDEGVDFGICNRRIQAESIFGQFIGYTNGQGDYSIEVLEETYTVDQFAFTGDPWTLRSCLPDPPYTIEVDEGLGYPNNDFRLNTVGTPQCDVSVGIISNGFNYGPVPCDDTIFRDPCPGIEHEYLFWVRNNTTSTGWTTPGQILEIALDPTFTINPIGVYSTDPINCPITFTVDPNNYECEVELTGRINPGQSYVVAVRATPATDSPYVTQMTYVDLGECSGNKTYSMSELSNCSCDPNDLTVTPAGCGIFGNIAVDDRLTYKIRFENVGGGVAHDIFIGDNLDIDLDETTFAIIGSSHAITGVQSSGNNLSIYFDSIDLPGIGDPDNNKGFVIFSIDPHPDCTEGTTITNSASIYFDDNPPVVTNTTTNTVAFPFATFACADSCVGAVRYYNFTFTGGEDAYDTYLWEFGPGGIPATSDLKDPLGITFSSEGMKEVTLTVTRDGCEESVTEKLIHSSCASTAVQMASFSALERDSYTVVEWTTMVESNNAGFNLYRSESEEGEKTRLNDELIPAAGNELQGAEYSFRDHGIVVGVDYYYWTEGVSLNGTASISGSVQTERDEFPNAFGLSQNIPNPFNPTTEIRYSLAFGCHVRLDIYNILGQRVATLVDCSQERGYRTARWDGKNTNGASVSSGIYFYKLQAGSFEETKKMILLR comes from the coding sequence ATGGGTAAATTGGTACTGATTCCGAAGGGGCTATGGTTTCTGGTGATTATTTTTGTCCTGGCTCTAATTTTCCCCGCTCTGCATGCCCGTGATGCAGAGGAAATCAGGCACAAAGAGATCGATCTCCCTGTTATTTCAACAACACCAGAATCCGGAGAGCCTTTTCTGCTGCCTGCTGCAGTTGGAGTAGTTGCTGAATATACGTTTGACAATGGGTCGTGTGGCACGGAGGGCTGGGTAAGTGTGGACAAGACTGAACAACCTGGTCCGTACTTTCATGTCGATGATTTTGATGGACTTGGCGGAGGAAATTATGGCGGGTTGGTACCACTGGACGGTCTGCAATCAATGTGGTGCGGCTACCGAAATGACCCGTTGGATATGGAGAAATGTGGTTGGTGCCCGCCAGGGTATGGCAATAATTGGGATCAGAGGTTCGAATCTATCACCTTTTCCACAAAGGGTGACGTCACGGTCAGTTTTTTAATGTACTACGACAGCGAGGGTGATAATGACTTTACCTATCTGGAATACCTGCATAAGGACGGTCACTGGGTGGAGCTCGCCAGTTTTGACGGTACTGGAGACTCATTAGTGATCGAATTGATTCCCGGCGGTGATGTAGATGGAGCTACAAAAATACGGTTCCGTTTTGTGTCTGACGGTGCCTGGTCGGATGAGGACTGCCTGTGGGGTACAGACGGAGCGGTGATCATCGACAGCCTGACCGTTACAGATGATGATGGGGAGGTGGACTCTCAGGATTTCGAGTTCGAAAGCGTGGGGGACCTGACCACCCTGGACGGCGACTGGGCAGCCACAACGCCGACTCCATACGGTGACTATGCATTCCTCTTTGACAATAGCACAGCCCCGGACCCCTCCAGTTCGAATTCGTCTTGTGTCTGGGGATTCACAAATGGCTCTACATCCGATTATCTTTGTGGAGACTACCCTCTTACCATAACTGTTCCCTATGAAAACGAACGTGGTCAATACATCTATAATGAGATCCGGTCTCCCATAATACCGTTTACAAAAACCGGTTCGGCGGTGTACCTGTTCTTTGACGTGTACCACGATCTCCCCCTGAACCCGCTCGTGTTTTACACATGGTCCGTCCGGTATCGAGAGACTCCCGGCGGATGCTGGTCGGGCTGGAAGGATCGAAACGACGTATATTATGGAACGGGAAAAGTGTGGGTCACCAAGCATTTTGGAATCGGCGATCTGCTCGGTGAGGACCTGTCTTCCGTCGCCGAAATTCAGATCGCCCTGGGCGTTGCAGACTATTGTGGTCATTGGGAAGGGGAATATGGTGATTGTTCATGCCACAGCAACGCTCCGTTATTCGACAATGTCCGCCTTCTACGGTTCGATCCGGGGTATATAACAGGCAATGTGTTTAACGACATCAATGGCAATTGTGTGTACGATGAAGGTGTCGATTTTGGGATCTGTAATCGCAGGATTCAAGCTGAATCGATATTCGGCCAATTTATCGGATATACAAACGGACAGGGCGATTATTCGATTGAAGTTCTGGAGGAAACATACACAGTCGACCAGTTCGCCTTTACCGGTGATCCCTGGACTCTGCGTTCCTGCCTCCCCGACCCACCCTACACAATTGAGGTAGATGAAGGCCTGGGATATCCTAATAACGATTTCAGGCTAAACACAGTCGGGACTCCCCAATGTGATGTTTCTGTTGGCATTATATCCAACGGATTCAACTACGGACCGGTTCCATGCGATGATACAATCTTCAGGGACCCATGCCCTGGAATCGAACATGAGTATCTTTTCTGGGTACGCAACAATACAACCTCAACGGGGTGGACCACACCGGGCCAAATTCTCGAGATAGCTCTCGATCCAACATTCACTATCAATCCCATTGGTGTCTACAGCACCGACCCGATCAATTGCCCCATCACCTTTACGGTCGACCCGAATAACTATGAATGCGAAGTGGAGTTGACCGGACGAATCAATCCCGGGCAATCGTATGTGGTTGCTGTCCGGGCGACGCCAGCCACAGATAGTCCGTACGTGACACAGATGACCTATGTGGATCTCGGTGAGTGCAGCGGCAACAAAACATATTCGATGTCAGAATTATCCAATTGCTCGTGCGATCCAAACGACTTGACTGTCACGCCGGCCGGATGCGGCATCTTCGGCAACATTGCAGTGGACGACAGATTGACCTACAAGATCAGATTTGAGAATGTAGGGGGTGGGGTCGCGCATGACATCTTCATCGGTGACAATCTCGATATCGATCTGGACGAGACGACCTTTGCAATTATAGGAAGCAGCCATGCTATAACAGGTGTTCAGTCTTCCGGCAACAATCTGTCAATCTACTTCGACTCTATCGATCTGCCAGGCATCGGAGACCCCGATAACAACAAGGGGTTCGTGATCTTCTCCATCGATCCCCATCCCGACTGTACAGAGGGGACAACGATAACAAATTCGGCCTCTATCTATTTTGACGATAATCCCCCGGTTGTCACGAATACTACAACCAATACCGTGGCCTTCCCATTCGCTACCTTTGCGTGTGCTGATAGTTGTGTTGGAGCTGTTCGTTATTATAACTTTACCTTCACGGGGGGCGAAGATGCCTACGACACGTATTTATGGGAATTCGGGCCGGGTGGCATTCCGGCGACTTCCGATCTCAAAGATCCCCTTGGGATAACCTTCTCATCAGAGGGTATGAAGGAAGTCACATTGACTGTTACACGGGATGGATGTGAAGAAAGTGTGACCGAGAAGCTGATCCATTCATCATGTGCCTCGACTGCGGTTCAGATGGCCTCATTCTCCGCTCTGGAAAGAGACAGTTACACAGTAGTCGAATGGACTACGATGGTGGAGAGTAACAACGCCGGATTCAACCTGTACCGGAGCGAGAGCGAAGAGGGGGAAAAGACACGGCTCAACGACGAGCTTATTCCGGCCGCAGGCAACGAACTTCAGGGAGCGGAATACAGCTTCAGGGATCATGGTATCGTGGTCGGTGTGGATTATTACTACTGGACCGAGGGTGTCAGCCTGAATGGGACTGCGAGTATAAGCGGGTCTGTTCAGACAGAGCGAGATGAATTCCCGAACGCGTTCGGACTGTCACAGAATATCCCCAACCCGTTTAATCCCACTACCGAGATAAGGTATAGCCTGGCTTTTGGCTGCCATGTTCGGCTGGATATCTACAACATTCTCGGGCAAAGAGTGGCGACGCTGGTCGACTGCAGCCAGGAAAGAGGCTACAGGACGGCTCGTTGGGATGGTAAAAACACAAATGGTGCGAGCGTCTCCAGCGGTATCTATTTCTACAAGCTGCAGGCGGGTAGTTTTGAAGAGACGAAGAAGATGATCCTGCTTCGTTAG
- a CDS encoding mobile mystery protein A, with protein sequence MMSRNIQLSRRQLDQKMKKLKKDADEGIPNKGWIRSVRYALGMSGSQLGHRLGVTKQQVSALESGELEGSTTLKMLKKVARAMGCRVFYGFVPETSLEEHIRDRAEHIAVRRINRVGHSMVLEGQGLGKREMKAVLKNEIDRIIDEMPKYLWDDVEYGGSNNEVGEKER encoded by the coding sequence ATGATGAGCAGAAATATTCAGTTATCAAGAAGACAGCTTGATCAGAAGATGAAAAAGCTCAAAAAGGATGCGGATGAAGGGATTCCCAATAAGGGTTGGATCAGGTCCGTGCGATATGCCCTTGGAATGAGCGGGAGCCAGCTGGGCCACCGGCTTGGAGTCACTAAACAGCAGGTCAGCGCTCTGGAATCAGGGGAGCTTGAGGGATCCACGACCCTGAAGATGCTGAAAAAGGTAGCCAGGGCGATGGGATGCCGGGTCTTTTATGGCTTTGTGCCTGAGACTTCTCTTGAGGAGCATATCAGGGATAGAGCTGAACATATCGCTGTGAGAAGAATCAACAGGGTCGGTCATTCGATGGTCCTTGAGGGACAGGGTTTGGGTAAGCGGGAGATGAAGGCTGTCCTGAAAAACGAGATAGATCGAATAATCGATGAGATGCCGAAATATCTCTGGGATGATGTGGAGTACGGCGGCAGCAATAACGAAGTCGGGGAGAAAGAACGATGA